The Impatiens glandulifera chromosome 8, dImpGla2.1, whole genome shotgun sequence genome includes a window with the following:
- the LOC124912697 gene encoding putative F-box/LRR-repeat protein 23 — translation MENLSEDIIMLIMKKVGVVDILLNLQKVCRSWRNICKDPALWRSIDMHSNYSYHIITCCSTTRINRTRYVMNDMIKHAIDRSCGQLIDIKLEKHFNVDILKYLTYRKNQLKRLQIVSCKKVTNKGLSKATKNMSSLEELHIYFGNITNAGLKNIGRNCPRLKSLTFDHQGRSIPTAIAKSMPELRHLSLFGNQISNRDLEAILDGCPHLESLDLRECFKLDLYGMPLGLRCSSSIKTLLLPNDSIADYQYGSSINRLYDTDDDDDDYRYVR, via the exons ATGGAAAATCTTTCTGAAGATATCATCATGTTGATAATGAAAAAGGTTGGGGTGGTTGATATACTGTTGAATCTCCAGAAAGTGTGTCGCTCATGGCGGAATATCTGCAAAGATCCTGCATTGTGGCGGTCCATTGACATGCATAGCAATTACTCTTATCATATTATAACCTGTTGCAGTACTACGAGAATAAACCGGACAAGATATGTCATGAACGATATGATCAAGCACGCAATTGACAGAAGTTGTGGTCAGTTGATCGATATCAAACTGGAGAAACACTTTAATGTAGATATCCTCAAATACCTTACTTACAG gaaAAATCAGTTGAAACGCCTTCAAATTGTATCGTGCAAGAAAGTGACGAACAAGGGATTAAGTAAAGCTACTAAAAACATGTCATCCTTGGAAGAACTACACATTTATTTTGGAAACATCACCAATGCCGGGCTTAAAAATATCGGACGCAATTGTCCTAGACTGAAATCACTCACATTTGATCATCAAGGGCGTTCTATTCCAACTGCTATAGCAAAAAGTATGCCTGAGTTGCGTCACCTTAGCCTATTTGGGAATCAGATATCGAACAGAGATCTTGAAGCTATTCTTGATGGTTGTCCTCATCTAGAATCACTTGATCTTAGGGAGTGCTTTAAATTAGACTTGTATGGTATGCCATTGGGCTTAAGGTGTTCTTCCTCCATTAAGACACTCCTCCTCCCTAATGACTCTATTGCTGATTATCAGTATGGCTCATCAATTAATCGACTATACGAcactgatgatgatgatgatgattaccGTTAcgtacgatga
- the LOC124912696 gene encoding putative F-box/LRR-repeat protein 23 produces the protein MLSISHSLRSAAESSSLTLRPSKEVMKVGNWVDFLPRDISLEILQKVGTIDKLMNIQKVSISWYRICQDPKLWRSIDIQNIKDLPYTSNNIVKMAMNAIDRSRGQLIDLKIEDFGSEYLLMHLINRGNQLRSLRLVKCLNLFNEGLIEAVKKLPYLEELHIYYGKITYVGLELIGRNCPGLKSLTYNKQGMFPPVYFDYDEDDGHNFSNEAFAIARSMPELRHLSLFGNQMYNDGLEAILDSCPHLESLDIRQCFRVELEECYELSEKCFSIKGFRPPNDCTDDYEFDSSTLDGQIIHIGNEGYFYIGGEDDYHTENYGEYRINDFLGENVSRGRGGSGGGD, from the exons ATGTTATCAATTTCTCATTCTCTCCGTTCGGCGGCGGAGTCCTCTTCTTTGACTCTCCGCCCGAGTAAAGAAGTAATGAAGGTTGGAAATTGGGTGGACTTCTTGCCGCGTGATATCTCTTTGGAGATTCTGCAAAAGGTTGGGACCATTGACAAGCTGATGAATATCCAGAAAGTAAGTATCTCCTGGTATAGAATCTGTCAAGACCCTAAACTATGGCGCTCCATTGACATTCAAAACATCAAGGATCTCCCCTACACGAGCAACAATATAGTTAAGATGGCCATGAATGCAATTGACAGGAGCCGTGGCCAATTGATTGATCTCAAGATTGAAGATTTTGGAAGTGAATATCTTCTTATGCATCTTATTAACAG GGGAAATCAGTTGAGAAGTCTTCGACTTGTAAAGTGCTTGAACCTTTTCAATGAGGGGTTAATTGAAGCTGTTAAAAAGTTGCCATACTTGGAAGAGCTTCACATTTATTATGGGAAAATCACATATGTAGGTCTGGAACTTATTGGTCGCAATTGCCCAGGTTTGAAATCTTTGACATATAATAAACAAGGTATGTTTCCTCCTgtatattttgattatgatgAAGACGATGGACACAATTTTAGTAATGAAGCATTTGCTATAGCAAGAAGCATGCCTGAGCTTCGTCACCTTAGCCTATTTGGAAATCAAATGTATAACGATGGTTTGGAAGCTATACTCGACTCTTGTCCTCATCTTGAATCACTTGATATTAGGCAATGCTTTAGAGTTGAACTTGAGGAATGTTATGAATTGAGTGAAAAATGTTTTTCCATAAAGGGATTTCGCCCCCCTAATGACTGTACCGATGATTATGAATTCGACTCATCAACTTTAGATGGTCAAATTATCCATATCGGTAATGAAGGTTATTTCTATATCGGTGGTGAAGATGATTATCATACCGAAAATTATGGTGAATACAGGATCAACGACTTCTTAGGTGAGAATGTTAGTAGAGGCAGAGGAGGTAGTGGCGGTGGAGATTAG
- the LOC124912695 gene encoding putative F-box/LRR-repeat protein 23, whose protein sequence is MVFRRNPLRSLRLVACLNIFDEGLSEVVKNLSSLEELQIYFCNITHAGLEFVGRHCPGLKSLTFNQNGMFHEYESENEEAFAIARSMPELRHLSLFENPMSNNGLQVILDSCHHLESLDIR, encoded by the coding sequence ATGGTATTTAGGAGAAATCCGTTGAGGAGTCTTCGACTTGTAGCGTGCTTGAACATTTTTGATGAGGGATTAAGTGAAGTTGTTAAAAACTTGTCATCCTTGGAAGagcttcaaatttatttttgcaaCATCACACATGCAGGTTTGGAATTTGTTGGTCGCCACTGTCCGGGATTGAAATCACTCACATTTAATCAAAACGGTATGTTTCATGAATATGAGTCTGAAAATGAGGAAGCATTTGCTATAGCAAGAAGCATGCCTGAGCTGCGTCACCTTAGCCTATTTGAGAATCCGATGTCGAACAATGGTCTTCAAGTTATCCTCGACTCTTGCCATCATCTTGAATCACTTGATATTAGGTAG